tactggagagccaactcttcttcAGGTGTTAGCTCTGGACTGTGTGGACCTCCCCATGTTGTTtacttgtctgccttcttattagctttaaaattaatgtttttttttttatattatatatgattctttatgtcaacaattctttaaatagttatataccagtATTTaacagtttgaagtatattcttgtacttcactttaacctgtgcTCACGTTcaatctggaattatgacatattaaataataattaatctgacacataggaaatgaaacactgcattcagtaagtacaatgcacactgcttggcgtttaatttgtcggccactttttgccagccgtcttttctagtttgggctgcttttgcagtgttaccccttgtgcatattaaatcttgaaattcttcatatctttcgagtaaaaggtcctgctccgcgaGTGTGGAAACAATGCACCCGTTCTTTCATCATATTGTTACAGCCATCAAAGACTTGCAGATCCTGTtgtctagactcaatatatatggacTTTTCAATCAGTGCGGGTGTGCGCattcatctcagatgattagatccagctcaACTACTCTACTAcatggctgcgtttgaaaaaccaacttatcccggatgagcttcaccggcatcaactcatccaagatgaggcatctgatctcgggtGATTTAAGCAACGAACAGAAAATACCCCCAGAATCTAATGATTATTTGTAGCAGCACTACTTAAAATGCCCTACATCTCCCAGTGGTATAACTCTATTGGATAGCTTTGGAAGGGGCAGGGGCAGCTGGGAAGAAGATTCAGCAGGCAGGGCATTTTACAAAGGAATGTAAAGCGTGGCTGGGGAACCGTGATCATCCATCTGTTTTAATATGCCTTATACACACAATTGGATCCCGACCCGACCCTGCTTGACCATCTGAGTTTGTACTCATTAGATATTCCTTCATCTGGGGTGTAGTGCTCCGAGTCACCTCAAACCCTATACCGTCTCcagaacctggtaggacaaaactttacattgatTTCAGAAAAGGGGTTTTCATTGACACATCCATCATCAAATGCCCTTGCTTTATTAGACTGTCGTGGATCTTGTTGTTAGTGTTTGGTGTTGGGGACATGGGGTGGGTCATTGTGTGTGTGGTTTATGTGATATTGTGAATTCTTTTCCATTATTAACCTATTTCATCATTTATCTGTTCATTGTGCCATTTCTCAGTGTCTCTATGACAGGGTGTGCACTCCTGGGGTCccccacaataaaataaacaaatagatagatagatagatagatagatagatagatagatagatagatagatagatagatagatagatagatagatagatagatagatagatagataggaacgatctctttagtctgtcagtggagcaggacagtgacaaaagtctgtcactgaagttactcctctgtctggagatgacacagttcagtggattcttcatgattgacaggagtttgcttagtgcccgtcgctctgccacagatgttaaactgtccaactttactcctacaatggagcctgccttcttaacaagtttgtccaggcgtgaggcgtctttcatctttattctgccaccccagcacaccaccgcatagaagagggcactcgccacaaccgtctggtagaacatctgcagcatcttactgcagatgttgaaggatgccaaccttctcagaaagtatatgaCCATCTTCCAACATTGTGAATCTTCACATTCCCACAACTGCTACAAACTTCTGCCAGATTCTTACTTATTGTACCATGACACTTAAAgctcttttttgttaataaacgCTTACAGCAACTGTTTCACACATTGATAGGCATGTCTGCCTCCTCCCTTGCAACTGGTCTATCTTGATCATGAACTGCCTGATCTCTCATTAGGATTTGGTGACCATGGATGGGGGCAGAAGGCTATTAATTTTTCAAACCCCCCACCACCCAATATCTTTACATGCTGTTAACATGACCAGTATGTTTAAAACTGCTCTGTACGCTCTGACTGTTCTTTTGTTCCACAGAAATCCGACCCTGTCCATCATACTTTCTTGACTTTTTCTCACTGCATTCACAAACACAGCAGTGCAACTTTTCTcctctctttttgctttttctttcattCCTTTTTACTCCTTTGCACTTCTACTGCCAGAAATTAGACAACTGCTTTTACTATTGCAGCACTTAAAATGAGTGGTTTTGGATTCCCGTACACAAGTAGTGAGCCCCAGTGGTTGGGATATGTTGGACCCATGAAACTGTAACAGGCCAGGAGTAGTTGGGCACTGGCCTACATTGGCAAAGGTGACTTCTGTGAACAAGAACCAGGAGAATCTGGGGGTTCCTCAGGACTCACGTGGGGACCTCTGGTCTAGAAAACaggaacaaaaataataataataataataataataataataataataatgtaaatgttaGCTTCAGGCTtaactttgttcttgcacagcacatCCACACAAGTTAAAGTAGTTTGCTGTCTGCTATAGAGAACTGGAAAACAGTAAGAACTCAAAAAATGACATCAGTTGGCAATGACAAAGGGGAAAGAATACACTAAATTAAGTCAAGTTAGTGAACTTCAGTGCTGCACCTGAACAATACTAGtaatctcaagaaaacaaaagacattcTCTCTTTATTTCGAAATTGAAAAGTGTTAATTTTAAAGATTTAGAGCGGATGATGAGTTTCTTGTCGCTATTCTTTGCTGTATACAGTATCAATGCTTTTGACGGTCAGCCTTTACTTCCATCCACATGTTGACTCCAGTCAAGTCCATCTCTGGAACTCTTAACACGAAGAATGAAAGCTCTTAAGTTCCTGGAAACGGGATACCTAACACGGCAGTGCGACATCCCTCAGTCTGCATAGAGCGTCATTTGTCCATTGTTTTTCAATCGCCACATCACGTTAATCTTTATGATGTAGTGGCTATAAAACTACGTATGCAAAATTAAAaccattttgaatttaaaacttAGCCTCATAATCCCCCAATAacgttgaaataaaaagaaacaaaccagGGAGTCTTCCTTCTTCCAAACACCAGTAAAATAACTCTGTATAAATTTACAAGATTTTCAAAAGAATTACAAAGCCCCTCTTTGGAAATACTCGTAGTTCTCACATCTCTCATCTCTTTTCTTCCTTAATGTTTACCGAATTCCCTCATTAAATTATCAGACAGATCTCCCCGCATAGCGGTCACTTCTACACGGTCTTCCTTTTGACGTATCAGTCTGATGTTGTGACGTGCTGATTGATCAATAAAGCCGCACGAGCAGAAGGAGTGCCTCCGATTTCCCGCGCTCCATTCTCGCGCCTTCTCACTAACGAGTCATCTGAGCGCGCCGCCAACGATGATTTAAACCCGCGCGCGCTCTCTACTTTATGTCTTGTTCCTATTTGGCGCATTTTCATCATGGCGCGGTTGGATTGCTGGTGTCTTTTCTGCCTGGTCGTTTGGATGCAGGGTGCTCGTTTTGCCTTTGCTCGGTCAGAGGACGTGACTAAGAAATGCGACGACAACACGATGACTTTGTTATTTGCTGGTTCTCCACTTGTTTTTCTCCAGAGTGAGTGCGGAGATCCCTCGACCACTGGGACTTCAAACGTAACTTTGTGCAAATGTTGTCTTCTGACTTaaacttttgtatttttcagAGACAAGAGGTGGACTTGTTAAGGTGACCAAAGATCTCCCAGGAATTCTCCTCCATGTAATGTCTGGCCGCACCACGCTAAAGATCCCCTTTTCTTCATCGTACGCTCACATGTCTGAACAGGTGAGTAGCACCGGCGCTTTAGCCGTTGGTAGCAATTTTAAATTGAGCTGTGTATCTTGTGGTGGTGTCTGACCCTCTCCTGTTCTCTATAGGGCTCCCAGTATGTTGTGACAATTGCTGTTGGATCTCGATCAAATGTGAAAACCTTCACCTGTCCTAAGCCAGGTATGATTTCTTTTCTGGGTTGGCACCCTGAGTGTCTACTCCAATCTTCTCAATGGGCTATTTGACCATCGCAGCTCGCCGATCTGGGAGTGTTGTGGAGAGATGCACAGTGGCAGATAGTGAGAAACTCCCTTGTGGAGGGTCTTCATCCATCACTCAAGCAGACTGTGAAGCCAACAACTGTTGCTATGATTTGAGCAGCAGCACCAGTCCATGCTACTATGCTAATGATGGTGAGTGGTTGGGGTTGGAGTGCGTGAACAAAGGTGGCTGCTACTGGATATTCATGCTTGTGTTTGCTTTGGTCAGTGACTGTGCAGTGCACCCTGGATGGCCAGTTTGTGGTGGTTGTGTCTATGAATGTGACCCTTCCTCCCCTGGATCTGGGGTCCCTCCAGCTGGTGGACAGCAGTTCTGTTGGCTGCAGCCCTGTGACCAGCCTGTCCAGCTTTGTCATGTACCAATTTCCAGTCCGTGCCTGTGGTAGCACAGTTCAGGTGAGACTCCATCTGGAGGTGTAGCAATGTTGGCTAGAAGATGAACCTTAAGCCACTAGTTGAAAATTGGGTTGCATTTAGCATTTTCCTTTGGCTTAAGATGTAACGGGTAAAGGTTTTTAATGGGGTTGATTCCTGGTCGAGAATCCACTCCTTGTAATATCACCAAAATGGAGTGCTAGTAGTGTGGAAAGCTGATGTCCCGCCCCTATAAACAATGTAGTTGTTGGCTGTGATTTTTATATTGTTGCTTTTTCAGCTGGCTGGTGGCAATGTGACCTACCAGAACACCATGTCTGCTGCCATCACTGTGCGGAGTGGTCCTGAGGGCTCCATCACCAGGGACAGTGTCTACAAGTAAGGCTTCTGAACCTGCTTCCTCTAACCCTAAATGTGCTGTACATGCTATAATGTGGTGTTTCTCTCCTCAGgttattcttccagtgcacctactcgggaagccaggatgtgcaagtggaggctgaggtgtatactgtggcgccacctcttccagtagtagaGCAAGGGCCATTTGACCTGGAATTGGTTATTGCAACAGGTACTGCTGGGGTCCCCTTTGTGTGGTGTCTCCATGTCTTTGAAACTATGAAGTGCCTCTTAATTGAATCTGTAGCTTAGTTGGAAATCTCCTGACCATGATGTTCATGCCACCTCCTTTTCCATGGCCAGATGCCTCCTATGGCTCTTGGAATTGGTCATTGCTACAGGTACTGTAGGAGGGGTGGGTCCCTGATGGTTGGATCTGCTGATCATTTTCAGAAAGGCTTTATCACAAAAGCCTTGTGGAATTGGGGGCTTGGAGGAATCCATGTGGTTCAGGTTCAATATTACTTTTAATGCGCTCTCTCTCCTCTGCATGGCCAGATCCCTCCTATGGCTCCTACTATGTGGATGCTGACTACCCAGTGACCAAAACTCTGAGGGACCCTGTGGCTGTGGAAGTGCACATCATGAACAGGACTGACCCTAACCTTGTTCTGACTCTTGGGGACTGCTGGGTCACCCCAGGACCTTCTGCTACCAGCCAGCCCCAGTGGAGCCTTCTGGTGAATGGGTAGGTGCCCCTTGTGTGAGGGTGTGAAGGAGATGTTGGCTGTTCAGTGCTAACTGTGGAGGTCTGCTTGTCCCAGGTGTCCAAACACAGGAGACAACTATTTGACCAGCTTGGTGACTGTGGACAGCACATCTGGATTATCCTACCCAAGTCATTACAAGAGATTTGTGTTtgagatgtttgcttttgtggATCCTGTCACTCAGCAAGCCTTGGCAGAAAAGGTGGGTTTCCTTGCTAAGTGGGAAATTAGTTTTGTGCTTCCTTGAGGTTAATATGGTTTTGTCTGAAATATATTCTCTGGTTTGGAGTATCTCAGAATCCAGTCATGAGAAAATAACTAGATGTTTGGGATTCCTAGATTTGTTTGAGTTCACCACTGTGTCCTTGCTGTCTATGTAgatcttcatctactgtgttgCTGCTGCCTGCTACCCctctgcagcagacccctgtaccCAGTCTTGTTCTGCTAGAAGTGAGTAGCTTTTGGCCTCTTTCGGTGGGTACTGGGGTGTCTTCCTATTTTAATACCTGTTAGTCTTCTTTAAAGCATTCAAGCATTGCTGGAGGTGTCCAGGCAGTTTACCATATTTGTGGTAACCATTGGTGTAGCCAGATTGCCCATACTTGTGGATGGTTAATGGATTTGATTTAATCCTACCCCTTCTGCTTTCAGGATCTGGCAGAGCTGCAGA
This genomic window from Polypterus senegalus isolate Bchr_013 chromosome 4, ASM1683550v1, whole genome shotgun sequence contains:
- the LOC120528238 gene encoding zona pellucida sperm-binding protein 4-like isoform X1 yields the protein MARLDCWCLFCLVVWMQGARFAFARSEDVTKKCDDNTMTLLFAGSPLVFLQKTRGGLVKVTKDLPGILLHVMSGRTTLKIPFSSSYAHMSEQGSQYVVTIAVGSRSNVKTFTCPKPARRSGSVVERCTVADSEKLPCGGSSSITQADCEANNCCYDLSSSTSPCYYANDVTVQCTLDGQFVVVVSMNVTLPPLDLGSLQLVDSSSVGCSPVTSLSSFVMYQFPVRACGSTVQLAGGNVTYQNTMSAAITVRSGPEGSITRDSVYKLFFQCTYSGSQDVQVEAEVYTVAPPLPVVEQGPFDLELVIATDPSYGSYYVDADYPVTKTLRDPVAVEVHIMNRTDPNLVLTLGDCWVTPGPSATSQPQWSLLVNGCPNTGDNYLTSLVTVDSTSGLSYPSHYKRFVFEMFAFVDPVTQQALAEKIFIYCVAAACYPSAADPCTQSCSARRSGRAADKVAQIALARKNVLIHSGPVIFEADQVETSRLEQEGKDPSSSWMRPASLPTGYLVLGAAATLVMVMLILAVIAVRRINWQKVNLKC
- the LOC120528238 gene encoding zona pellucida sperm-binding protein 4-like isoform X2 is translated as MARLDCWCLFCLVVWMQGARFAFARSEDVTKKCDDNTMTLLFAGSPLVFLQKTRGGLVKVTKDLPGILLHVMSGRTTLKIPFSSSYAHMSEQGSQYVVTIAVGSRSNVKTFTCPKPARRSGSVVERCTVADSEKLPCGGSSSITQADCEANNCCYDLSSSTSPCYYANDVTVQCTLDGQFVVVVSMNVTLPPLDLGSLQLVDSSSVGCSPVTSLSSFVMYQFPVRACGSTVQLAGGNVTYQNTMSAAITVRSGPEGSITRDSVYKLFFQCTYSGSQDVQVEAEVYTVAPPLPVVEQGPFDLELVIATDPSYGSYYVDADYPVTKTLRDPVAVEVHIMNRTDPNLVLTLGDCWVTPGPSATSQPQWSLLVNGCPNTGDNYLTSLVTVDSTSGLSYPSHYKRFVFEMFAFVDPVTQQALAEKIFIYCVAAACYPSAADPCTQSCSARRSGRAADKVAQIALARKNVLIHSGPVIFEADQVETSRLEQEASLPTGYLVLGAAATLVMVMLILAVIAVRRINWQKVNLKC